One Aegilops tauschii subsp. strangulata cultivar AL8/78 chromosome 7, Aet v6.0, whole genome shotgun sequence genomic window carries:
- the LOC109740446 gene encoding CBL-interacting protein kinase 25, whose protein sequence is MGDRPKLPARYEQVKLLGEGNFAKVYLARHMDTKEEVAIKVMDKEKLIKLGAVQQIKREIAVMRRLRHPNIVQLHKVMACKSRIFVVMEYVRGGPLYRHIPANSGLKEDETRRIFQQLVSALTFCHAQGVYHRDIKPDNLLVDEHGNLKVADFGLSAHADTARREALLHTVCGTPLYVPPEVFARRGYDGAKADAWSCGIVLFVLAAGRKPFRDDDFITLYRTICRGDYRCPRTFSPELVRIVRRLLQPNPAHRITLLQIKETDWFKKGFKEVSFYIDNKDCLRSLDGSEEPDLCDSDSEDETAMSSSSSGSSSPVAHGDGGGMHTSVSAPSLVNLEKMHIAAARAPEPRIRRIKSMNAFDIIASSPSFDLSGLFEERGEQLRFVSSAPVNTIISKLEEIAGQVSFTARTKDCQVSFEATRNGHKGALAISTKIFQLTPELVMVQVCKKAGDTAEYRQFCGSELKPGLRGLVDGLPEDGLPPTLNVA, encoded by the coding sequence ATGGGGGATCGGCCAAAGCTTCCTGCCCGGTACGAGCAGGTGAAGCTGCTCGGCGAGGGCAATTTCGCCAAGGTCTACCTCGCGCGGCACATGGATACGAAGGAGGAGGTGGCAATCAAGGTGATGGACAAGGAGAAGCTCATCAAGTTGGGCGCCGTTCAACAGATCAAGCGCGAGATCGCCGTGATGCGCCGGCTGCGGCACCCCAACATCGTTCAGCTCCACAAGGTGATGGCCTGCAAGTCCCGCATCTTCGTCGTCATGGAGTACGTCCGCGGCGGCCCGCTCTACCGCCACATCCCCGCCAACAGCGGCCTCAAGGAGGACGAGACGCGCCGCATCTTCCAGCAGCTCGTCTCGGCGCTCACCTTCTGCCACGCGCAGGGCGTGTACCACCGCGACATCAAGCCCGACAACCTCCTCGTCGACGAGCACGGCAATCTCAAGGTCGCCGACTTCGGGCTCTCCGCCCACGCCGACACGGCTCGCCGGGAGgcgctcctccacaccgtctgcGGCACGCCCCTGTACGTCCCTCCCGAGGTGTTCGCGCGCCGGGGCTATGACGGTGCCAAGGCGGACGCCTGGTCATGCGGCATCGTCCTCTTCGTGCTCGCCGCCGGCCGCAAGCCCTTCCGCGACGACGATTTCATCACCCTGTACCGGACAATCTGCCGCGGTGACTACCGTTGCCCACGCACCTTCAGCCCCGAACTGGTACGCATAGTACGCCGCCTCCTCCAACCAAACCCAGCGCACCGAATCACACTCCTGCAAATCAAGGAAACAGATTGGTTCAAGAAAGGCTTCAAAGAAGTTAGTTTCTACATCGACAACAAGGACTGCCTGCGCAGCCTTGATGGCTCCGAAGAGCCTGATCTCTGTGACTCTGACTCCGAGGATGAGACCGCCATGTCTTCATCATCCTCCGGCTCTTCCTCTCCCGTGGCtcatggcgacggcggcggcatgCACACCTCGGTTTCAGCACCGTCGCTTGTAAATCTGGAGAAGATGCACATTGCTGCAGCTCGTGCCCCCGAGCCGCGCATAAGACGGATCAAGAGCATGAACGCGTTCGACATCATCGCCTCCTCGCCAAGCTTCGATCTGTCCGGGCTGTTCGAGGAGCGTGGCGAGCAGTTGCGTTTCGTGTCCAGCGCGCCGGTGAATACCATCATCTCCAAGCTGGAGGAGATCGCCGGGCAAGTTAGCTTCACGGCGCGCACCAAGGATTGCCAGGTGAGCTTCGAGGCGACAAGGAATGGCCACAAGGGCGCGCTGGCCATATCCACCAAGATATTCCAGCTCACGCCGGAGCTCGTCATGGTCCAGGTATGCAAGAAAGCCGGAGACACCGCTGAATACCGGCAATTCTGCGGCAGTGAGCTCAAGCCCGGCCTTCGAGGTCTCGTGGATGGCCTGCCCGAGGATGGCCTTCCTCCGACGCTGAATGTTGCGTGA